Part of the Clostridium sporogenes genome, ATACTTTTTTCTATATCTTTAAGAGGTATTCTCTCATTAAAAGGTACTAAAACCTCACAACCTTTACCAGCTATACCACTCATATTTTCACCTCACTTATGCAAAATATTATAACACTTTTATATTATTTTGTGTTAAAAGATTTTTAATAAATCAAAAATAAGCTATATTATATTTTTTAAATAAATACAGCTTATTTAAGGTTATTATTTATATTAAAAACACTAACGTGTACATAAAATCTATCTTAATAGAAATTCAATCATTTTAAAAGGATTCATTATGCATCCAAATAAAATTATAGATATAAAACTATTCTATTTCGATGAAAACTCTGAATAAATATCTGCAAATTCCATATCTACATATTCTTTACTTGGTGAATACAGTACATTATTTTCCTTTTCTGAATCTTTTTTTACCAATTTAACTGGTATATTTATTATGAATTCACTACCTTTACCTATTACACTTTGGATATCTATAGTACCTTCATGCATATTTACAAAGGACTTAACTAAATATAGGCCTATACCACTGCCTTCCTTATTTCTTCTTAAAGTTTTATCTACTTGAACAAATCTTTCAAATATATTTTCTATTTTATCTTGTGGTATACCTATCCCTGTATCTTTTACGGATATGGTAATGCTATCTTTACAATCTTTTATATTTACATATATATTTCCGCCACTACCTGTAAATTTTATAGCATTAGATAATAAGTTTAATATTATTCTTTCTATTTTATCTGGATCTACAGCCATAATTTTTTCTTCAACATCTGTATCAAATATGATATTTATATTTTTACTTTCTGCATAATATACAACGGATAAAGTAATCTCTTCTACTAAATTTACTATATTACAATTTACTAGATTAAGTTTTAAATATCCTGAATCTAGTTTAGTTGTATCCAATAGATTATTAATTAACCTCATAAGTCTATAGCAGTTTTGCTTTATAACTTTTATATACTGTTCCTTTTTATCATAAGAGTTTGCATCTTTTTTATATAAATCCAATATTTGCACTGCTGTAAATATTACATTTAAAGGTGTCTTTAATTCATGGGATATATTAGCTAAAAAATCAGTTATTAATTTATTGTATTCTCTGCTTTCATTTAATAATTCTATATTTTTTTCTACATCCTTTTGAAGTTTTTCTACCTGTTTTTGTGAAGTAATATCTCTTAGTATAGATAATATAGCAGGCTTATTATTATATATAATATAAGTACTTATACTTTCAACATTTATATTTTCTTTTTTATTATTTTGTATAACTTGTTCAACACATATTATATCACTTTTATTTCTATATACTAACTCTAATTTATTCCTTATTTTCTTTTGCTCTTCTTTTAATATAAAATTATTTATATTTATATCTTGAAGTTTATCATTATTATTACAAATTAATAATTCTGATGCACTTTCATTGGCAAAAACAATCTTATCTTTTCTGTGTATTATGATAGCATCCCTTGCATTTTCTATAAGTAAATTATAGCAAGTATCGTTTTTAAAAAGAAGTTCCTCTATATACTTTCTTTGACTATCTTTTTCATTTAATTTCTTGTTTAAGTTTTCTAGTTGAATATTCTTTTGTTTTATGCTCTCATTACCTAATTTAACATAA contains:
- a CDS encoding PAS domain-containing sensor histidine kinase, with amino-acid sequence MSEINQIKEKNIYNITCIVKLISLLFSSIILYNYLSENNCANKNSYYNTAFAILLSLIMTVIYLIWSFFAIKTRMFKNILLVQRIENMFFILIFTVLIIMSGKYNSQYKYLFLFIIITTTIQRGLKSGMIISIISSLIILTIDLSMANYNCINTYFENDLILSGVFILTAISLGYYVKLGNESIKQKNIQLENLNKKLNEKDSQRKYIEELLFKNDTCYNLLIENARDAIIIHRKDKIVFANESASELLICNNNDKLQDININNFILKEEQKKIRNKLELVYRNKSDIICVEQVIQNNKKENINVESISTYIIYNNKPAILSILRDITSQKQVEKLQKDVEKNIELLNESREYNKLITDFLANISHELKTPLNVIFTAVQILDLYKKDANSYDKKEQYIKVIKQNCYRLMRLINNLLDTTKLDSGYLKLNLVNCNIVNLVEEITLSVVYYAESKNINIIFDTDVEEKIMAVDPDKIERIILNLLSNAIKFTGSGGNIYVNIKDCKDSITISVKDTGIGIPQDKIENIFERFVQVDKTLRRNKEGSGIGLYLVKSFVNMHEGTIDIQSVIGKGSEFIINIPVKLVKKDSEKENNVLYSPSKEYVDMEFADIYSEFSSK